The stretch of DNA TTCAGTTTAATACTTGATGCTTTTGATATTTATGCTGTAAAATCTCTTCTTTGCAAAGGATTTGCCTTTTATCTGTGTTTCCCCTCATCGTTtcatttctttttgtcttttgttGGAAAGGTTCTTCGAGATGGTAGATGGAATGAACAAGATGCCTCAGTCCTGGTTCCTGGTGACATAGTTAGCATTAAACTTGGTGATATTATACCAGCGGATGCTCGTCTACTTGAAGGAGATCCTTTGAAAATTGATCAGGTTTGTGTACTATTCTTgcctttttcattttccttcaaaatCATATTAGTTTATTgctatatatgttatatattccAAATGGTTCAGTTACACCATGCTTTCCTCTTTGCTGTGCACTTTTTCAGTCTGCTCTCACTGGTGAGTCCCTGCCGGTTACGAAGGGCCCTGGTGATGGAGTGTACTCTGGTTCTACCTGTAAACAAGGAGAAATTGAAGCTGTGGTAATTGCCACTGGCGTGCATACTTTCTTTGGGAAAGCTGCTCACCTTGTAGATACCACTAATCAAGTTGGACACTTTCAAAAGGTAACATGAAGGCAGACACCATATTTTCAGCCCCCTAAAAGTTGTTAATGTGCTCAGGAGATTTCATCTGTTCTACTTTCTGCTGCTCTTGAATGCTGTTTTTGTGCTTAAAGAGATTTCATCTGTTCTTTTTTCTGCTGCTTATTTAGGTCTTGACTGCAATTGGGAACTTCTGCATATGTTCAATTGCCGTGGGGATGTTTATTGAGATTATTGTTATGTATCCCATCCAAGATCGAGAATATCGCCCTGGAATTGATAACCTTCTTGTGCTTCTCATTGGTGGAATCCCAATTGCCATGCCCACGGTTCTCTCAGTGACTATGGCCATTGGTTCTCATAGGCTATCGCAGCAAGTATGTTAGGTTCAATTGAGTATGTTTGGTGGACATTAGCTAGAAATAGTGATTAATTGGCTATATGATTATTGTAGGGGGCTATCACAAAGCGGATGACAGCTATTGAGGAAATGGCAGGCATGGATGTGCTTTGCAGTGATAAGACAGGGACGTTGACATTAAACAAGCTTACCGTTGACAAAAATCTTATCGAGGTTGGATGCTGAATGGTTTTACTTGCACTGTTGAGACTGTGACTATTGAATCATATGcacattttctaattaaatttttaaaccaataagGTTTTTGCAAAAGGCGTGGATGTGGATACTGTTGTTTTGATGGCTGCTCAAGCTTCAAGACTTGAGAATCAAGATGCAATAGACACTGCCATAGTTGGGATGTTAGCTGATCCAAAAGAGGTTAGTCGTTGATATGTTATTCACCATGATTCCTTTGAGGGCATCTTTATTATCTTGAATCCTGAGTAGCTATAATCTGCACTGCATCATAATTTTTGTTCTGTATTCATGTTTGtacattaattttcttttctatcttgcTTCTATCAAGGCTCGTCTTGGTATCAGAGAAGtccattttcttcctttcaatCCCACTGATAAGAGAACGGCATTGACATATATTGATCGTGATGGTAAAATGCATAGAGTAAGCAAAGGTGCACCAGAACAGGTAACCTACTAGcattttttctcatgaatttctGTTGAAGTCTTGCTTATTACTCTCATTCTGATTTATACAATTATGCCATGACTGCTAGATCCTTAATCTTGCACACAATAAATCAGACATTGAACGTAGAGTTCATGCAGTTATAGATAAATTTGCAGAGCGTGGTTTACGTACCCTTGCAGTAGCATTCCAGGTAATTGATTCATTGCATACACTATCACATCATACTAgactaatatatatatgtacttcATGCTAGAGATATTTACTTGGTTTCTCCGTTTTATACAGGACGTTCCAGATGGAAAGAAAGAGAGTCCAGGTGGCCCATGGCAGTTTATTGGCCTTTTGCCTCTGTTTGACCCTCCTAGGCATGACAGTGCAGAAACAATACGCAGGGCACTTAACCTTGGAGTGAATGTTAAAATGATTACAGGTACGTTACATATATGATGAAAACCTTAAGTTTCTTGTATTTGTGCGATTTACATaacttttctttaatctttATAGATAGTTagttaattattcaaatattgggAACAAGCAGTTTGCATCTTTTTTGGATATAAATGAGGGCTAATTATTTGTTGGATTCAGAAAATGTTATTGGGCGACTGAACGAATCATGTGGATTTTTGGTGAAGAGTCATGATTGAGCTTGATTTAATTGACTCAAAACAAATATGCTAGTAGATGAATGTTTTTTCTTGTGCTTAGATTTACAGGTCATTTTCAACCATATCCTTTCTAAGTATCATGTTTATATTCTGCACTTGGAGAAGATGAGTCTGATTTTGCACCAGTATATTTGTCTAATCTTATTAACACCATATACTCCTCGTGATCTCATTtatttcttccttattttctttttcagggGATCAGCTAGCCATAGGAAAGGAAACTGGCCGGCGCTTGGGAATGGGTACCAACATGTATCCTTCATCTGCATTGCTTGGGCAGGACAAGGATGAATCAATATCTGCATTACCTATTGATGAACTGATTGAAAAAGCAGACGGGTTCGCTGGTGTTTTTCCTGGTGTGTTTCTATCTTCATGTTTGCAATTGATTGTTTTTAATACTATTGGTGATCATGTATTGGATGAAAGATTGATTATCAATTGGAAGTAATTGATCAAAATGCGCTTGTTTTCtcatattgatttatattttgcCAGAGCACAAGTACGAGATTGTGAAACGTTTGCAAGCCAGGAAACATATTTGTGGAATGACTGGTGATGGAGTGAATGACGCACCTGCACTCAAGAAGGCTGACATTGGTATAGCTGTTGCTGATGCAACTGATGCAGCTCGGAGTGCATCTGATATTGTTTTAACAGAACCTGGCCTTAGTGTTATTATTAGTGCAGTGTTGACAAGTCGAGCCATCTTCCagagaatgaaaaattatacaGTGAGCAATTGAACTTTTCCTTATTTAATCACTTGTTACTTATGCCATGATAGTATTTCATCGTATTTTCTATTGATTTTTGAGGAAGTTTGTTTTGTTTAGGCTTTGTGCACTTGGCCAAATACTGGTGCTTATAATACCATTTGACCcatttgttattatttcatgCAGATTTATGCTGTCTCTATTACAATTCGTATAGTAGTAAGTGAACTCAGCTCTGGAATATATTTCTACCTTAGGTGTCATCATTGACGAGATAGGTCTTGGGGATTGGTCCAATATTCTTACCATGTTTTGCATCTTTGACATGCTTGCAGCTTGGTTTCATGTTACTAGCTCTCATATGGAAGTTTGATTTTCCACCTTTTATGGTTCTCATTATCGCCATTCTAAATGATGGTCAGTTGTTTCTTCTCCCTCAACTTGCATCTGTGTCTGTAGTTTATTAGCTGCTAATGTTATGGTCTCTGATTTTAAAGGTACTATCATGACAATTTCAAAAGATCGAGTAAAACCATCACCTCTGCCTGATAGCTGGAAGCTAGCAGAGATATTTACTACTGGCATTGTGCTTGGAAGTTACTTGGCAATGATGACAGTCATATTCTTTTGGGCAGCATACAAAACTGATTTCTTCCCGGTACATCTTTTGACAGTCATTAGTTTGTTCTGTAATTTATTTCGATTTGGTCATATGTAACTTCTGTTATACCAGGAATGAATCCGATGATTCACTGagtattataatttaatgtttcCTAATAAATTGTGTCAATGCCAATTTATTCCATTCCTTGATTTCGGATGTTTCATTGATTTATCTTACCTATCATCTGTGAAGCGAGTTTTTGGAGTCTCTACCCTCGAAAAAACTGCTCATGATGATATCCGAAAACTAGCCTCGGCAATCTATCTTCAAGTGAGCATCATTAGTCAGGCCCTTATATTTGTGACTCGGTCTCGGGGTTGGTCCTATGTTGAACGTCCTGGTATTTTGCTGATGACAGCTTTCGTGATTGCCCAGCTTGTAAGCCTTTTAAGCACTTATTTTGTGTTGTTACAAATTTTCCAATTACATGAAAAGATTGAAGAAGGGATGACTTTGGTGATTGATCTGGTATTGGCAGATTGCTACATTGATTGCGGTATATGCGAACTGGAGCTTTGCTGCCATTGAAGGCATAGGTTGGGGTTGGGCTGGTGTAATATGGCTATATAACATAATATTCTACATCCCACTTGACCCCATCAAGTTTTTAATTCGATATGCTTTGAGTGGGAGGGCTTGGGAGCTTGTGATCGAGCAAAGGGTAAGTTTTAGATTTGTTATGGTATGAATTTTGGGTCCATGCTCATGTATTTGATCATCATGCAGATTGCATTTACAAGACAAAAGGACTTTGGAAAGGAGCAAAGGGAACTTCAATGGGCACATGCACAAAGAACATTGCATGGATTACAGCCACCTGACACCAAGATGTTCACCGAGCGCACACATTTCAATGAACTCAATCAAATGGCTGAAGAAGCTAAAAGGAGAGCCGAAATTGCTAGGTAGAGAAACGTCACTACATTGCCATTGTGACAGAAACTGTTTCTAATTGAATTCTTACTTTTTGCTTTCTAATTGTTTTTGCAGGCTGCGAGAATTGCATACACTAAAGGGTCATGTAGAATCAGTTTTGAAATTGAAGGGGATTGATGTAGACACAATTCAGCAAGCATACACAGTTTGAAGATGCatgttatatatttggatttgCATACGGTTACTGTAAAGAGAGCACAATTCAATGATGGTGACTCTGGTGAGAGTAATAGGAACATAGTGATGGTTACACTCTATAGTTGAGTTGGGTTCAATCTCCTCTCACCCTTTTGATAATGCTATATAAGCTCTATCTATATGCCTTTTCTTTCCTGCTGTCAATTTTTCCTCCACAGTTTCATAATGCAACATCTTCTATCTTTATCCATTTAGATTCAAACTTCAAGTTATGAATATAAGGAAATATCAAGGAGATACAGTTTTGATTAGAAGTTGGAATGTCTTTACTGTATATGCATCAATGCATGCAGCATCTTGTCTCTCTGCTTTTCTCAATGAATAATGCAATAGTTTGATATAAAATCAGTTCAGGTTTAATATgcttaaatatttgaaaattttgaaattttctgtCCAAAGAAAAGTTAGAGATTTTGGCAAATGACCGAGGAAATAGGCAATGAGTCACAatcgatgatgatgatgagaaagCAACTGCTGCAATTTATTTCAAGGAAAAACCAAAGTGAAGAGGAATTCTGAATGAGTGAAAGTAAAGGAAAGCCTACTCAATGCTCAATccagttttatttatttctttgtacTTTTCGTACTAATatgcatattttattaaaagcttAAAAGTCATGTAGATAATTTTAAGActagtatttaaaattaattgtaatttgttgaggtgatatatttattttttttaattgaataaaaaaaattaaaatgttgaaaaCTAATatcataacattatttttcaacaGTTTCTACTAAAAAATTGACAAAACAGAAAATACGGATATGattaaagataaagaaattataatccAATTTGGTTGACGTTACAATCAAGATATGATGAGGAGAGAAAGGCCTACTTTGCATTGGAATTTCAACAACCAAAAGTTCTAATAAAGAATTGAGAGAGAATTGTCTATTGTGGaacttgaatatttttttttccttgtatttaaattttcaattcaaagtAAAAGAATTTACTCTATTAAAATTTCTTATGATTATgacatcaataaaaatatataggaGTTTatctatatttgattttttctatatttttttttgtcaatttttggTAGAAATTGTTTGTGTATCGTATGGCTTGAAGATCCCGACAAATAAAGAAGAGTGGACAATCTAACAAGCTAAACACTTAAATCcgatcaaaataaatataaaaactatctGGCCAAGTATGAGTGTAGGCTAGACGAACGATCTTAGCAAGAAGGTACTTCTTAAGGAACATCAAGAATCAAGGTTGAGGATAACTACCAATTAGTATAATGGGTTGAAAATGGACCGAGATAAGCATTTTACTAATCTTTGGCCCatctaaaaaaactataaataaaagatcaaATGTAAGAGGTAAGTGATcatatttattgtgaatttaagattttactCTGACTTCGTTCGGATTGTTTATTAACTTAAACATCAGAGTTATTCCTATTTGACACCGTAAATCTAGTTATTCCTATTTGACaccttaaataattttataaaattttgtgagTTGAATATGATTACTCAAAGAAGGGTAATTGAGGAAAATGGTGAATGATTTGTAATTGGTTCCACccctttctttcattttgatttttgcaTTCTCCTCCCACAATAAGTTTCATAAACGAGGACTTGGATGGCAAAAAACTGAAGATTAAATGtaactttaataatattaagaaaatatgatatttctAAACCttctctaatttaaaatttaattatttaactttataattattttctaatataacaTCACTgatcttttcttaattatgaaCTTATTTAGAAAATCAATGATGAGAGATGAAATTATCAgctttataaataaatctttgCATGCAAGTGCATATTATCTTCACTTATTTAGAcactatgaaattaatttaaaaaattatgatgtaAAGGAGGGATTGTACTATGTTTGAGAAGATTGATGAAGAATgtttagaaaaggaaaagaaactgAAACTTATTGAGTTTCATTATCCAATAGaactttcttttatgaaaaatacaaaatgttaGGAAAACTATGCTTTTGAAACCATagcataaaatatttgaaaatgaaactCTAATGTTAATGttgaatgtttaattaattatgatgttGAATGTTTAActtgtatatattatatttacttttccttATAAGGTAATTTTTATGAGTATTTTGGAGCTACAAGTCAAATTTATGGCATGTTTACTTTCTAGGATGATAATCTTGCCTTcaacaactaaaataaaaacctacttttaaaacatttaattttaaagatattcATAATCGGACCAATCTAAAagaataaacacaaaaaactcTTTAGAactgatttttttattgtttaaatttattattttccttaatGGATCAAtttggttaaaattaaaaagtaagaatcgaattgttatatattatatttaaagttaattaacaactaacaatcataaattcaacCACCTCCAACTTTTATATTTGATCTAgtgatttcttatttttatttttgtaaaagaaaacgTAATCAAGTTCATAAACCTATGTTacttggaaaagaaaaaaaaaaaaaaagagatgaaagagagtgaaaaattgggttatatataaaagtttgtaATAAACAGTATTTACATGATTTGTGACAGGAAAAAGGATGTTTAAAGATTATGTTATATAAAGTATTACTGATATACCTCTGGATTCATTTTTGTTAAGAATGTGTCACTCCAacatttacatttattaaaaatgtcactatatatatatatatattatagatacAGTTTGTTAAAATGttactataaataatattaacaataatattgtaacaatttaaaaagtgtTACCATATATCATTACTctatttttcctattttaaagTAAGATTCTGTTTATTATggaaataaaggtaaaagaagGTGTGATAAAAGGAAATTGTCTGAACAAAAATAGTTGTCCAATATGAGCTTGTGATTGAATTTTTGTAGGAATAGGTTTCAGATCCTGTACGGAGCTCATCTCACTTAACTCTTCATTCTTATATGTTTTCCCATATGTTCCGGCAACGAAGACGATGGAAAATCTTGAATAACATCTTATCCAtcgaaaaaataattttttctcttattttttacttactttttttaaaaaaaaaactacaaaaattcttttttttaaaaaagatattttatctttattaaatataatgttaatgTATGTGATactattcttattcttattaatcTTGTTGCTATTCAAGTAAGTTCTTTCCGTGTTTAATTGATCTAACTTTAtgaaaaagtaattttctttgtCTAAAAGTTAGACAAATTACAATATCTGAAGTAACCTCGTTAGTTATATATGTACGaagtaattatattttgcaTATAATAATGGGTACATCTcttatttatatgctttatgtTATTGTAGAAATTTTGGaaagttttattctttttcgaagcgaacaaaaaaagaaaaagatcatgaacaaaatattttctgaGACGTGTAGATCACTGTCCGTAAGGACTTATTCGCGGTGTATTGCGCAAACCTTTTAGGATACAATaggaatttttcaaaaaattttaaggATCTCAGAACTAATAAAGATATctaaaaagagtaaaagaacAAAACCCAGGataagagaaggaagagaaactAGGAAAGAAGCTATAGAAAATCTATGCAAGGGAGAGGGAGAGCTCAATAATGCGAGAGAAAGAAAACTAGTTGGTTTTTGTTGGTTATCTGGAGTGAAAGTAGTGGTTGTGtttatagagaagaaaaccaaaGGAAAAGAGGCCTAAGGTCCAAAGCACACAAAAATATCCCGAGCCTTGCGGATGATTGAGGTACAGTGCATAGAAATCCCAAGCCACGTTCTCCAACATTATGCAATGTTCGGCATTGCTTGCGGAAAAGAGACGTTGGCACCAGCTGGGAAAATCTCCAAGGCAAACTTGGAAGCAAGGCTTGCAGTCCAAGCTCGAAACTTTCTCCGAAAAAGATGGCACATATCtttgcaatattatattaaaataataacaatccCCCACATGTTGCAAAGGATAAGAAACAatgattgaaagaaagaaaagaagaaaaatcctgggttttataagatgtaatgcatcagattTGGtgtagcaagctatatgaactaGTCCtagatcaagaaacttaacacacagtatagttggtataacaagctatatgaaccaaaaatacttgagtgtgttagaggtttatcaattaCAATACACCCGCACAATCCTTACTATTATCAGTGTGATGCgcttacatttatttaacatttcttttaaaaaataggttaaaaaaaGAGCCGTTAAATCATGGAAGTCTATGACTAATGAAGTAAGTTCAagccatttttttcatttttaagcaatttaatattaataaagctTCTTCTTTATGATATATGAATTAGGAAACATAGCTTTGAATGGAGCAACTaaactcaaaagaaaattacatttcaGTACATTAAATGAAAAGTTATTAGTGTAATTTGGTTTTCACCATAGTTTTCATTCATAAGAATTATGacttgtcatttttttattctatataagtagtttgtttcctttgttTTAT from Vigna radiata var. radiata cultivar VC1973A unplaced genomic scaffold, Vradiata_ver6 scaffold_349, whole genome shotgun sequence encodes:
- the LOC106778754 gene encoding ATPase 11, plasma membrane-type → MGDKSQVLEAVLKETVDLENIPVEEVFENLRCSKEGLSSEAAEERLVIFGHNKLEEKKERKFLKFLGFMWNPLSWVMEAAAIMAIALANGGGKPPDWQDFVGIITLLLINSTISFIEENNAGNAAAALMARLAPKAKVLRDGRWNEQDASVLVPGDIVSIKLGDIIPADARLLEGDPLKIDQSALTGESLPVTKGPGDGVYSGSTCKQGEIEAVVIATGVHTFFGKAAHLVDTTNQVGHFQKVLTAIGNFCICSIAVGMFIEIIVMYPIQDREYRPGIDNLLVLLIGGIPIAMPTVLSVTMAIGSHRLSQQGAITKRMTAIEEMAGMDVLCSDKTGTLTLNKLTVDKNLIEVFAKGVDVDTVVLMAAQASRLENQDAIDTAIVGMLADPKEARLGIREVHFLPFNPTDKRTALTYIDRDGKMHRVSKGAPEQILNLAHNKSDIERRVHAVIDKFAERGLRTLAVAFQDVPDGKKESPGGPWQFIGLLPLFDPPRHDSAETIRRALNLGVNVKMITGDQLAIGKETGRRLGMGTNMYPSSALLGQDKDESISALPIDELIEKADGFAGVFPEHKYEIVKRLQARKHICGMTGDGVNDAPALKKADIGIAVADATDAARSASDIVLTEPGLSVIISAVLTSRAIFQRMKNYTIYAVSITIRIVLGFMLLALIWKFDFPPFMVLIIAILNDGTIMTISKDRVKPSPLPDSWKLAEIFTTGIVLGSYLAMMTVIFFWAAYKTDFFPRVFGVSTLEKTAHDDIRKLASAIYLQVSIISQALIFVTRSRGWSYVERPGILLMTAFVIAQLIATLIAVYANWSFAAIEGIGWGWAGVIWLYNIIFYIPLDPIKFLIRYALSGRAWELVIEQRIAFTRQKDFGKEQRELQWAHAQRTLHGLQPPDTKMFTERTHFNELNQMAEEAKRRAEIARLRELHTLKGHVESVLKLKGIDVDTIQQAYTV